GCGGCCTTGCCCTCCACGTTGCCGATGATGTTCATCACCTCGGCCACGTTGGGCTCGGGGCGGCGCTTGTCGATGATGGCCAGCCCGACGCCCAGCCGCTCGGCCAGGTCGCGGGCGCGCGGCACGCCGCCGGTGTCGGGCGACACGACCACCGCGTTCTGCAGGCCCTTCTTGCGGAAGTAGTCGGCGATGAGCGGGCCCGCCTGCAGGTGGTCCACCGGCGTGTCGAAGAAGCCCTGGATCTGGGCTGCGTGCAGGTCGATGGTGAGCAGGCGGCGGAAGCCCGCCTGCGTGATGAGGTTGGCCACGAGCTTCGCGGTGATGGGCTCGCGCCCCCTGGCCTTGCGGTCCTGCCGCGCGTAGGGGAAGTGGGGCACCACCGCGGTGATCCGGCGGGCGCTGGCCCGCCGGAGGGCGTCGCCGATGACCAGGAGTTCCATCAGGTTCTCGTTGACCGGGTGGACGCCGGACTGGAGCACGAAGCAGTCTGTACCCCGGACCGACTCGTTGATGTCCACGCGAATCTCGCCGTTGGAGAACCGACCCACGTTCATGTTCCCCAGGCTGATCCCCATGTGCTCCACGATCGCCTTGGCCAGTGGGAGGTTTGCGTTTCCCGAGAAGATCTTCAGCTTTCGATCCGGGTACGGTACCACTGCTAGACGCCCTCCCTTTTTTCCTTCCGCGCGCGCCAGGCAGCTTTCAGTTTGGCCACGCGGCCCTCCTTCACGACCACCGGTGCCCGTTCCACGACGAGTGCATCGGCCGGGATCTCTACCCGGGGTCCAACCGTGGAGCCCGCCGCCACAAGTGCGCCGTCACCCACGGAAATGGGGGCGATCAGGTTGACGTTGGTGCCGATGAAGGCACCCTCGCCGATCTCGGTCCGGAACTTCTCGACGCCGTTGTAGTTGGCGGTGATGGTTCCGGCGCCGATGTTGGCCCGGGCGCCGATCGTCGCGTCCCCCAGGTAGGAATGGTGGTGGCACTTCACGCCGCGGCCGACCTTCGCCTTCTTGAGCTCGGCGTAGTTGCCGACCTCCACCTCACCCTCCAGCTCGCAGCCCGGGCGCAGGTGGGCCATCGGCCCGATCCGGCAGCCCGGACCGACGTATGACTCCTCCACCACCGACTGCTGCACCACGCACCCGTCGTCCACCGTGGAGGCGACGATGGTGGACATGGGACCGATCGTGCAGTTGCGCCCGATGCGCGTCCTGCCTTGGAGGAACGTAAACGGCCAGATGACGGTGTCGCGCCCGATCTCGACCTCGGCATCGATGTACGTGGCGTCGGGGTTGATGATGGTGACGCCCGCACGCATATGTCGCTCGTTGATCATGCGGCGCAGCTGAGCCTCAGCCCGGGCCCACTCGACCCGGTCGTTGGGCGCCAGCGCCTCGGCCTCCGTCGCAGCCAGCAGCGCCTGGACCTTCTCGCCCTCGCGCAGGAGGATCTCCCAGGCCTGCGGGAGGTAGTATTCACGCTGGGCGTTGTTGCGGTCGAGCCGGCCCAGCAGGGAGGTGAAGCCCTGCCGGCGGAAGATCACGATGCCCGGCCAGATCTCCCGGATCTGGCGCTGCTCCGGCGTCGCGTCTTTGTACTCGACGCTCCCCAGGAACGCGCCGGTCGCCGGGTCGCGCAGGATCCGGCCCAGCATCCCCGGATTGGAGACCTCGGCCGTGAGCAGCGTGGCCGCGGCCCCGGCATCAACGTGAGCGCGAATCAGCCGCTGAATCAACTCCGGCCCGATGAAGGGGTTGTCTCCGTACATGATGAGCACGTGACCACCCTCGGCCTCGTCGATCAGCGGCGCAGCCTGCTGCACTGCATGTCCCGTGCCCAGTTGCTCAGCCTGCACGGCGTAGCGCACGCTGTCACCCAGGTACGCGCGAATCCGCTCCTGCTGGTAGCCCACCACGAGGATGATATCATCCAGCCCGGCCCGGCGCACGTTGTCCACGATGTGGCCGATCATGGGCTTGCCGGCGATGGGATGCATCACCTTCACCAGATCAGATTTCATGCGCGTTCCGTTACCTGCGGCTAGCAGTACGGCGGTGACGTCCGACATGGGACTCCTCCCCCCGTCTTGGTCCGCAGCCATTATACCACAGCACAGGACCGATACAAGGGTAAAAGACCCGGCACAGAGAGTGCGCCGGGTCTTACCATCCTGACGTGTGCGTACGCATCCTAGCACGCTGCGGCCCCCACCGCCTCGAGCTCCGGCTCCACGCCGAACTCCACCGCCTCGGGCTCGGAACCGTTGCCTTCCAGTTCGGAAGCCCGGGCGGACGCCGCCTCCGCCTGCGCCGCGAACTCGTGGGCCCTGTTGCCGGCCAGAGCCCGGTACGCCCCCAGCACGGCCTGCTGGATGGCCTCCCGCATCTCGGCCGTGCACGGGTAGACGATGTCCTTGTACTGGCCGTCCTTGTTCTTGCGGCTGGGCATCGAGACGAAGAGGCCCTTCGAACCGGCCACGACCTTCAGGTCCGTCACGGTGAGCACCCCGTCGAACACCACGGTGCCGTACGCCTTGATCTTGCCCTCGCCCTCGAACTGGTGGATGCGGACGTTCGTGATCCTCATGCGTCAGTACCTCCTCACGAGATTGTGTGGAAGTACTTCTCTGTAATGCCATCTCTTTCCTCCCGAACAGGGCGAAAAAGACCGTGCAAATGTTCGCAAGGGGTTCCCCCTTCCACGACGGCGCAGGGGCACCCACTACGCGCGGCCGGCGCCGGGGCAGAGACCCCGGCGCCGGTGCGCTCCCCTATTCGGCCTTGGCCGCCTGCCCGGAGCGGGCCCGGAACTCGACGGCGGCTGCTCCCGCAACGGCCGCTCCTGCCGCCATGAGCAGAAGTGCGGCCCCCACGAGCGGGATGTGCAGCCAGAGCGGCAGGCTGCCGTGCAGCAGCGCCGCCGTAGCCGGCACCATCGCCAGCGAGACCACCGCGCCGCCGGCCATCACATTCCGGTACCACTCAGCCGGACGATTCAGCATCGCCATCCCTCCTCCCCGTCATCGCGCAAACGCTCAGACTCCCCTACCAGTCGCTGGGACGAAACGGCGGGATGATCGAGACGTGGTAGCCCTTCGCCTTCAGGGTGGCCAGGATCTCGTCCACATGGTGGGCGTTCCGGGTCTCCAGGGCGAGGTTGATCTCCACCTCGCCGATGGTCACCTTGTTGAGCCAGCGCTCATGGTGGACGTGGATCACGTTGGCGCCCGTCTGGGCCACGGTGGCCAGCAGCTCCTGCAGTCCGCCGGGCCGGTCGGGCACGAAGGTGGAGAGGCGGATGTACCGGCCCGCCTTCACCAGCCCGCGCTCGATGATCCGCGAAATGATGTTGACGTCGATGTTCCCGCCCGAGAGCACGACGCAGACCGGCCCCCGCAGGTCGGGGATCTTGTCGCCGAGGACGGCGGCCATTCCCACGGCACCGGCCCCCTCGACGATCACCTTGGCCCTCTCCAAGAGGTACAGGATCGACTGTGCGATCTCCTCCTCGTCTACCAGCACCACATCGTCGACGTGCTTCCGGATGATCTCCCAGCACAGCTTGCCCGGGTTCTTGATGGCAATGCCGTCGGCGATGGTGTGCACCGACTCCGTGGCGGTGAGTTCGCCGTGCTGGTGGCTGAGGAAGACCGCCGGGGCGCCGGCCGCCTGCACCCCGACGACCCGCACCTGCGGCCGCAGGGACTTCAGGGCCAGGGCGATCCCCGCCATCAGGCCGCCGCCGCCGATGGGCACCACGACGGTGGCCACGTCGGGCAGCTCCTCCAGGATCTCCAGGCCGATCGTCCCCTGGCCGGCGATGGTGTACGGGTCGTCGAAACCGTGGATGAAGGTGTAGCCGTGCGCGGCCTGGAGCTCCCGGGCCTTGGCGTAGGCGTCGTCGTACGTGGCGCCGTGGAGGACCACCTCGGCGCCGTAGCTCTGCGTCGCCTCGATCTTGGAGATGGGCGCCCCCTCCGGCATGCAGATCACGGCACGGATGCCGAGGCTGCCCGCCGCCAGGGCCACGCCCTGGGCGTGGTTGCCCGCCGAGGCGGCGATCACGCCCCGCGCCTTCTCTTCCTCGGTGAGTGCGTAGATCTTGTTCAGCGCCCCCCGCACCTTGAAGGAGCCGGCGCGCTGGAGGTTCTCGGCCTTGAGGTGGATGTCGAGCCCCAGGTGTGCGCTGATGCCGGGGCTCTGGAGCAGCGGCGTCTTCTTGATGAGGTGTGCGAGCAGATCCCTGGCTTTCTCGATGTCTGCAAGCGAAACCAAGCGAGCGTCACTCCTTCGGCGGGCGTTCGGACGGAACCACGTGCACCGCCCGCTCTTCTTCATCCACGTGTTCCAGGGTCAGCAGGGAAACGTACTGGTCCACCTGCTTCCGGGCCGGCTGTGCGGTGGTCACGAAGATCCCGACGCCCGCCACGCTGGCGCCCATCTCGCCTGCCACGTCGACCATGGCCCTGGCCGTCGTCCCGGCCTTCATGAAGTCGTCCACGATCAGCACCCGCGAGCCGCGCCGGAGGGCCCGAAGCCCTACGGTCATCGTGTGGATGCGCCGCGAGGAACCCGAAATATAGTGCAGCGTCACCGACGGCCCCTCCGTCACCCGGCCCTCGCGGCGGGCCATGACCATCGGCAGCCCCAGGGCCCGGGCGACCATCAGCGCCAGGGGGATTCCCTTGGTCTCCACCGTGAGGACCACGTCGGGCTCGGCGTCGATGAACCGCGCCGCCATGATGGCCCCGATGCGGGCGCTCCAGATCGGATGGGTGAGCAGGTCGGTCATGTAGACGAAGCCCCCGGGCAGGATCCGGCCCGGGTCGCTCAGCAGGCGGCAGAGTTCGAGCAGGGTCTCCTGCTCCTCCTCCCGGGAGGGCAGCGGCCAGTACTGCACCCCTCCCGCGGCGCCGGGGAGGGTGCGCAGGCGGCCGGATCCGTCCGCCTCCAGCGCCTCCTTGACCAGCGCCAGGTCCTCGGAGATCGTCGACTTGGCGGTGCCGAACCGCTCGGTGAACAGGCTGAGCGGCAGCAGCTCCCCGGGCCGTTCGGACAGCAGTTTCATGATGGCCACCAGCCGCTGGCTCCGGTTCATCCGGTCGATGTTCACCGCCCCCCGTCCGGCCTGCGCCGCAGGCCGCCTACTTCAAGACCGCACGCATCAGCTCCAGGTCGCTGGGTTTGTCCACGTCGATGCCCACCTCGGGCCAGGGGCAGATCACCACCGCGCCCTTGATGTCCAGCAGGCTCGAGACCTTCTCTTCCAGTTCTTTGAGGCTCAGGTTCCGCAGGAGCAGATAGCGCAGCGTGAAACCGAGGCCCAGGAGGCTGACCATCTTTGCCGGGCTTTTGCGGTAGTCGAGGAAAGCACGGATCTTCGGCTCCACCCGGTCCACGATGGCGGGGTTGACCAGGAAGATGTTGCCCCCGGTGAACGTTCCCTCCCGCAGCGTGACGTAGGTACGGGTCACGTTCGGGTAGCGCGCCTCGGCCACCTGCCGCTCGACGATCGGGTAGTAGAGGTCGGCCGGCCGCTGCCGGCAGAGGGCGATGAGTTCGTCGATGATCCGGCCCGTGACCAGGGGGACGTCGCTGCTGACCACGAGGAACTCCTCGTCCGCAGGCAGCACCTTGAGCGCCTCCAGCACGTTGTCGACGATGTGGCCCCGGCTGGGGACGAACTCGAGGTTCTTCCCGTGCACGTGCGGCTCCACCTCGCCCGGCGGCGCGACGATGACGATGCGCCCCACGGACCGCGCATCCTGCAGCGCGTCGATGACATACTGGATCATGGGCTTGCCGTTGATCTCGACGAGCGCCTCGTTCGGTGCTGAGCTCACTTCCCGCAGGGGCCCGCCGTTGGCGGCACCCGCCAGGACGATGACATTTACGGGCATGCCCGACCTCTCCCCACTGGTCTTGAATTCCACCCGAACGAAACAAGCAGTCTGCTTCTCGCTGTGCGGCACGAACTCCTGCAAGTCACCGCCGAGCGGAGGGAAGACGCCACCGCGCAGCGAACCTTATGAGGCGATTTCCTACCTAAGATGGGGGTTACATGTAGTTGTTGCGCCGTTTGTTATATTCCTGTAGCGCAGGAATCCTTATCCTCTCCTCGTCGGTGGTCCACGCAGCCGAGCCTCCGGTGCTGCGCGGCGATGCAATTCTCCTGATGGATGCGCGGACCGGGCAGGTGTTATACCAGGAGAACGGGTCCGCCCGGCTCTACCCGGCCTCGACCACCAAGTTGCTGACCGCCCTGGTGGCGGTGGAGCGCGGCGACCTCGACCAGGTGATCCGGGTCAGCCGGGACGCCGTGGACAAAGGGCCGGATTCCGCCACCTGCTCCATCAGCGAGGGCGACGAAGAGCCGCTGGAGTACCTCCTGTACGGGCTCCTGCTCCGATCGGGCAACGACTGCGCCGACGCCATCGCAGAAGGCGTGGCCGGCGGCGATCGTCAGCGCTTCATCGCCTGGATGAACGAGACGGCCCGTGAACTCGGCGCCACCGACAGCCGGTTTGCCAACCCGCACGGGCTCCACGACCCCGACCATTATACCACCGCAGCCGACCTGGCCGTCATCGCCAGGGCGGCCCTTTCCAACCCGGTCATCGCGCGCATCGCCGCAACCCAGTCCTTCGACTGGCCGGGCAAGGAGCAGAACGGCACCTACTACAATCTCCTGAACGACCTGCTGCAGAGCTACCCGCCCTTCGTCGCCGGCAAAACGGGCTTCACCGAGGAGGCCGGCTTTACGCTGGCCGGGCTGGCTGAGCAGGGGGATCGCTCGCTGATCGGCGTGACCATGGGCTACGAGAGCAGGGCCGAAGAGTTCGAAGACATGCGGGCACTCTTCGAGTTCGGGTTCTCGGAGTACCACCCGGTGGACGCCGTCGCGGCGGGCTCGGTCTGGGGCGAGGTGCCGGTCAGCGACGGGGAATCGCCCAGCGTACCGGCGCTGGCCGCGGCCTCCTTCTCCGTATCGGCCCGCGCCGGCGAGGCGGACGCGGGCGTGTCGCTGGTCCCCCGGCTGCCCGAGGCCGTCGAGGCTCCCGTGACCGCGGGGCAGGCCATCGGCGTGCTGGAGGTCATGTACGGCGACTCGCTGCTGGGCACGGTGCCGCTGGTCGCCGGCGAGGCGGTGGCGGCCCTCGCGCCCGCGCAGGCTGAGGGCGGCCGCACCGGGTGGCAGTTCGCCGGCATCATCGCCCGTGCGGTCGCCAGCGTGGCGGGCACGCTGGCCCTGGCCGTGCTGGTGCTCCGCACCGTCGTCCGCGCCGTGCGGCGCCGCCGCCGTCTTGGCGCACACGGCAGGAGCCGCCGGACCGTGGGGACGCGCGGCGTGATCAGCACCTATCGGACGCGCACGCCGCACTAGGCGGCGTCCGGACGAGCCAGGCCGCCCGCGCCAGCGGGCGGATCCGTTCCAGCAGGGCCGCGCCGGCGGCCTCGTCCGGCACGAGCCCCAGGACCGTCGGTCCCGCTCCGGACATCAGCGCGCCATACGCGCCGCCGGCCAGCATGGCCTCCTTGAGGAGGGCGATCTCCGGGTGCCGGGGCAGCATCACCTGCTCGAACACGTTGCACAGGCGCTGCGCGACGCCGGGGAGGTCCCCCGTCGCCAGCGCCTGCTCCATTGCCGCGGTGTCGGGGCGCGGCGAGACGGAGGGCAGCTGGTCGAAGAGCGCGTACACCCTGCCCGTCGACTTGGCCACGTCGGGCGTGGCGATCACCAGCCAGAGCGGCTCCGCGAGGCGGATGGGCGTGATCCGCTCACCGATCCCCTCGACCCTGGCCGGGCGGCTGTGGACGAAGAAGGGGACGTCTGACCCGAGCTGGAGGGCCAGGCGGACGAGCTCCTCGTCGCTGAGCCCCGTGCCCCACAGGCGGTTCAGGCCCACCAGCACGCCCGCCGCATCCGTGGAGCCGCCGGCCAGGCCGCCTGCCACCGGAATCGCCTTCCGCAGCGCAATCCGGGCGCCGCCCCGGTATCCCGTGGCGCGCTGCAGGAGCACCCCGGCCCGGTAGGCCAGGTTCTCCTCCACCCGGCCGGTGACGGCGGGATCGCTCTCCAGGGTGATGCCGTCGGGGGTCGGCTCGAGCACCAGCCTGTCGCTCAGCGAGATCGGCACCATGATGGTCCGGATGTAGTGGTACCCGTCCTCCGGGCGCCGGTCGAGGACGTCCAGCGTGAGGTTGACCTTCGCGCAGCACTGCAGTTCCAGCCGCGCCGCCGCAGCGGTGTGCATCCCCAGTTCCCTCCATACATCGACAGAGCCAGGGAATCTCCCTGGCTCTGATTTACATGCTGTTACCGGGACTGTGCCCCGAACTTGGTCTCCCGGCCGCCCGAAGGGCATACCACCAACTCCACGGCCTCCGTGAGCAGGTCGGCGTAACTGTAACTGACCCGCCGCACGCTGTCTGCCTCGGAGAGCCGGACGGTGAAGATGTTAGGGTATGTACCTTCCAATACCCCTTCGCGCTCGACGATCTTCTTGCGGCCCTTGTTGGCCTTCAGGCGGATCTTCTCCCCGACGTAAGCCTCAAGGTCACGCTTGATGTCGACCAAAACACTCCTGGAAGCCAACTGCCACCACACCTTCCCCGCTCAGTCGTCTGCTCCGCTGGCGAATAGCTTCACGAAGTCAGTATAGCAGAACTGGCGAGCGGGGTCAAGGAAAGTATCATTTTACTTTCCCCGGCACGTCCTTGTCAAGTACTTCTGGTGAATGCCGGAGCAGAGTGCCGGCGGCACCCTGCTACTTGGTGTAGCGGTCAGCGACTTTGGACGCTCCATAAGAGTTGGGTTTGATCTCGGCGTGGAAACCGCTGCCCACGATCATGCCCACAACGTCGCGGATCAGCTCCCGGGTCTCGCCCCGTTCGCCGATGTCGAGGTGGATCTCCACATCGAGGCCGGTCGTCCCGCTGCTGGCCAGGCTCTGCGCGAGCCGCTCGGCCGTGGTGAGCGACATGGCGGCCTCGTAGAAGATGCGCTGCCGCAGGCTCCGGATGCGGTGCTGCCGCCGCTTCCGGTAGTAGAACCGCGCCCCCTTGCCGCGGCGGTGCACGATGATCGCGGTGACGAAGCACAGCTCGGTCCGCGTGTGCGAGTCCGAGCCCACGATCAGCCGGTAGGAGCCGTCGGGCTCCTCGGCCATGAAGGCCAACAGGTCCTCGACAAGTTGATCGAAGGTCAGCGGTCCCTTTGTGGGGCTGTAGAATCTACCATCCTGCAAGCGCAATCCCCCCTTGACGATGCGGATGCGTACCACCCGACGGTGAGCCGCACACGCGGGCTCAGGCACCTTCGGCTGAGTACAGGTTCCGTGTCACAGCGGCAAACTCCTCCAGCGACAGGCTCTCCCCCCTGCGGCCCGGCTCGATGCCCGCGGCCAGCAGGGCCGCCTGCACGACATCCTTCGGGAACCCCAGGCTGGTCAGCGCGTTGGCGAGGCTCTTGCGCCGCTGCCCGAAGGCGGCCTTCACCACCCGGAAGAACGCCCGCTCGGGTGCGGCCACCGGCGGCTCCGTGCGCACCCGCATCCGGACCACCGCCGATTCCACCTCCGGCTGGGGCATGAACGAGGCCGGGCTCACCCGCATCACCACCGCCGGCTCCGTGTAGTACTGCACCGCCACGCTCAGGGCGCCGTAGTCTTTCCCGCCGGGCGGAGCGACCATCCGCTCGGCCACCTCGCGCTGCACCATCACCACGATGCTCTCCAGCGGCAGCCCTTCTTCCAGCAGGCGCATCACCAGCGGGGTCGTGACGTAGTAGGGCAGGTTGGCGACCACCTTGGCCTTCCGGCCGGGGGGCAAGCGCTCTGATAGCAGTTTATGTAAATCCACCCTGTTGGCGTCCCCGTGGACCACGTCAACGTTGGGGTAGGACGCCACCACCGTCTCCCTGAGTACCTCCACGAGCCCCCGGTCCAGCTCAATGCAGAGCACGCGCCCTGCGGCGGCGGCGAGGCGCTGCGTCAGGGTGCCCAGGCCGGGGCCGATCTCCAGCACCACGTCGTCCGGGGCAAGGGCGGCGGCAGCGAGGATGGCGTCGAGCACCCGCCCGTCGATCAGGAAGTTCTGCCCCAGACGGTGCTGGGGGCGGAGGCCGTGCCGGGCCATAATGGCCTTCAGCACGCCGGGGCTGGCCAGATCCATGGCTGATTCACTCCCATCTGAACTGCGAAAAGCCA
The genomic region above belongs to Symbiobacterium terraclitae and contains:
- a CDS encoding D-alanyl-D-alanine carboxypeptidase family protein; translation: MVHAAEPPVLRGDAILLMDARTGQVLYQENGSARLYPASTTKLLTALVAVERGDLDQVIRVSRDAVDKGPDSATCSISEGDEEPLEYLLYGLLLRSGNDCADAIAEGVAGGDRQRFIAWMNETARELGATDSRFANPHGLHDPDHYTTAADLAVIARAALSNPVIARIAATQSFDWPGKEQNGTYYNLLNDLLQSYPPFVAGKTGFTEEAGFTLAGLAEQGDRSLIGVTMGYESRAEEFEDMRALFEFGFSEYHPVDAVAAGSVWGEVPVSDGESPSVPALAAASFSVSARAGEADAGVSLVPRLPEAVEAPVTAGQAIGVLEVMYGDSLLGTVPLVAGEAVAALAPAQAEGGRTGWQFAGIIARAVASVAGTLALAVLVLRTVVRAVRRRRRLGAHGRSRRTVGTRGVISTYRTRTPH
- a CDS encoding nucleotidyltransferase family protein, which codes for MPVNVIVLAGAANGGPLREVSSAPNEALVEINGKPMIQYVIDALQDARSVGRIVIVAPPGEVEPHVHGKNLEFVPSRGHIVDNVLEALKVLPADEEFLVVSSDVPLVTGRIIDELIALCRQRPADLYYPIVERQVAEARYPNVTRTYVTLREGTFTGGNIFLVNPAIVDRVEPKIRAFLDYRKSPAKMVSLLGLGFTLRYLLLRNLSLKELEEKVSSLLDIKGAVVICPWPEVGIDVDKPSDLELMRAVLK
- a CDS encoding ribose-phosphate diphosphokinase, with the protein product MVPYPDRKLKIFSGNANLPLAKAIVEHMGISLGNMNVGRFSNGEIRVDINESVRGTDCFVLQSGVHPVNENLMELLVIGDALRRASARRITAVVPHFPYARQDRKARGREPITAKLVANLITQAGFRRLLTIDLHAAQIQGFFDTPVDHLQAGPLIADYFRKKGLQNAVVVSPDTGGVPRARDLAERLGVGLAIIDKRRPEPNVAEVMNIIGNVEGKAAIMVDDLIDTGGTIVKGAEALLARGATEVYAACTHAVFSGPAYERLSASPFKEIVVTDTIPVDQERLKDKIRIVSVAPLLAKAIIRIHEDLSVSKIFEEEPRL
- the purR gene encoding pur operon repressor is translated as MNIDRMNRSQRLVAIMKLLSERPGELLPLSLFTERFGTAKSTISEDLALVKEALEADGSGRLRTLPGAAGGVQYWPLPSREEEQETLLELCRLLSDPGRILPGGFVYMTDLLTHPIWSARIGAIMAARFIDAEPDVVLTVETKGIPLALMVARALGLPMVMARREGRVTEGPSVTLHYISGSSRRIHTMTVGLRALRRGSRVLIVDDFMKAGTTARAMVDVAGEMGASVAGVGIFVTTAQPARKQVDQYVSLLTLEHVDEEERAVHVVPSERPPKE
- the rsmA gene encoding 16S rRNA (adenine(1518)-N(6)/adenine(1519)-N(6))-dimethyltransferase RsmA, which codes for MDLASPGVLKAIMARHGLRPQHRLGQNFLIDGRVLDAILAAAALAPDDVVLEIGPGLGTLTQRLAAAAGRVLCIELDRGLVEVLRETVVASYPNVDVVHGDANRVDLHKLLSERLPPGRKAKVVANLPYYVTTPLVMRLLEEGLPLESIVVMVQREVAERMVAPPGGKDYGALSVAVQYYTEPAVVMRVSPASFMPQPEVESAVVRMRVRTEPPVAAPERAFFRVVKAAFGQRRKSLANALTSLGFPKDVVQAALLAAGIEPGRRGESLSLEEFAAVTRNLYSAEGA
- the ilvA gene encoding threonine ammonia-lyase, with translation MVSLADIEKARDLLAHLIKKTPLLQSPGISAHLGLDIHLKAENLQRAGSFKVRGALNKIYALTEEEKARGVIAASAGNHAQGVALAAGSLGIRAVICMPEGAPISKIEATQSYGAEVVLHGATYDDAYAKARELQAAHGYTFIHGFDDPYTIAGQGTIGLEILEELPDVATVVVPIGGGGLMAGIALALKSLRPQVRVVGVQAAGAPAVFLSHQHGELTATESVHTIADGIAIKNPGKLCWEIIRKHVDDVVLVDEEEIAQSILYLLERAKVIVEGAGAVGMAAVLGDKIPDLRGPVCVVLSGGNIDVNIISRIIERGLVKAGRYIRLSTFVPDRPGGLQELLATVAQTGANVIHVHHERWLNKVTIGEVEINLALETRNAHHVDEILATLKAKGYHVSIIPPFRPSDW
- a CDS encoding ribonuclease H-like YkuK family protein, producing MQDGRFYSPTKGPLTFDQLVEDLLAFMAEEPDGSYRLIVGSDSHTRTELCFVTAIIVHRRGKGARFYYRKRRQHRIRSLRQRIFYEAAMSLTTAERLAQSLASSGTTGLDVEIHLDIGERGETRELIRDVVGMIVGSGFHAEIKPNSYGASKVADRYTK
- a CDS encoding Veg family protein; the protein is MASRSVLVDIKRDLEAYVGEKIRLKANKGRKKIVEREGVLEGTYPNIFTVRLSEADSVRRVSYSYADLLTEAVELVVCPSGGRETKFGAQSR
- the glmU gene encoding bifunctional UDP-N-acetylglucosamine diphosphorylase/glucosamine-1-phosphate N-acetyltransferase GlmU, producing MSDVTAVLLAAGNGTRMKSDLVKVMHPIAGKPMIGHIVDNVRRAGLDDIILVVGYQQERIRAYLGDSVRYAVQAEQLGTGHAVQQAAPLIDEAEGGHVLIMYGDNPFIGPELIQRLIRAHVDAGAAATLLTAEVSNPGMLGRILRDPATGAFLGSVEYKDATPEQRQIREIWPGIVIFRRQGFTSLLGRLDRNNAQREYYLPQAWEILLREGEKVQALLAATEAEALAPNDRVEWARAEAQLRRMINERHMRAGVTIINPDATYIDAEVEIGRDTVIWPFTFLQGRTRIGRNCTIGPMSTIVASTVDDGCVVQQSVVEESYVGPGCRIGPMAHLRPGCELEGEVEVGNYAELKKAKVGRGVKCHHHSYLGDATIGARANIGAGTITANYNGVEKFRTEIGEGAFIGTNVNLIAPISVGDGALVAAGSTVGPRVEIPADALVVERAPVVVKEGRVAKLKAAWRARKEKREGV
- the ispE gene encoding 4-(cytidine 5'-diphospho)-2-C-methyl-D-erythritol kinase, producing MHTAAAARLELQCCAKVNLTLDVLDRRPEDGYHYIRTIMVPISLSDRLVLEPTPDGITLESDPAVTGRVEENLAYRAGVLLQRATGYRGGARIALRKAIPVAGGLAGGSTDAAGVLVGLNRLWGTGLSDEELVRLALQLGSDVPFFVHSRPARVEGIGERITPIRLAEPLWLVIATPDVAKSTGRVYALFDQLPSVSPRPDTAAMEQALATGDLPGVAQRLCNVFEQVMLPRHPEIALLKEAMLAGGAYGALMSGAGPTVLGLVPDEAAGAALLERIRPLARAAWLVRTPPSAACASDRC